The following are from one region of the Oncorhynchus masou masou isolate Uvic2021 chromosome 24, UVic_Omas_1.1, whole genome shotgun sequence genome:
- the LOC135513107 gene encoding GDP-L-fucose synthase-like isoform X1: protein MGDSMVDQNSPMRVLVTGGTGLVGRAIEHVVKEEGGAREGEEWIFLSSKDANLMDMGETQAVFLKHQPTHVIHLAAMVGGLFKNMRANLDFWRNNIYINDNVLQAAHEVDAVRVVSCLSTCIFPDKTTYPINETMIHNGPPHESNFGYSYAKRMIDVHNRAYHQQRGRCYTAVIPTNVFGPHDNFNIEDGHVLPGLIHKAYIAQKEGSPLVVWGSGTPRRQFIYSLDLARLFLWVLREYPEVDPIILSVGEEEEVSIKEAAEGVVEALGFKGQVTYDRTKADGQFKKTASNAKLLRYRPNFTFTPFKQALKETCDWFMANYDTARK from the exons ATGGGAGATAGCATGGTGGATCAGAACAGTCCTATGCGGGTGTTGGTGACTGGGGGGACTGGTCTGGTGGGTAGGGCCATAGAACATGTTGTCAAAGAAGAGGGAGGAGCgcgggagggagaggagtggatcttcctctcctctaaggATGCAAATCTCAT GGACATGGGTGAGACGCAGGCAGTGTTTTTGAAGCACCAGCCCACCCACGTCATCCACCTGGCAGCCATGGTGGGAGGGCTCTTCAAGAACATGAGGGCCAACCTAGACTTCTGG AGGAACAACATCTACATCAATGACAACGTCCTGCAGGCAGCCCACGAGGTGGATGCTGTCAGGGtggtctcctgtctctccacctgcATTTTCCCTGATAAGACCACCTATCCCATCAATGAGACCatg ATCCACAACGGCCCTCCTCACGAGTCTAACTTTGGCTACTCCTATGCTAAGAGAATGATCGATGTCCACAATAG GGCATATCACCAGCAGCGTGGGCGATGCTACACAGCAGTGATACCGACCAATGTGTTTGGCCCCCATGATAACTTCAACATCGAGGATGGACATGTACTTCCTGGCCTCATACACAAAGCCTACATTGCTCAGA aagaGGGTAGTCCATTGGTGGTGTGGGGCTCAGGAACTCCCAGAAGGCAGTTCATCTACTCATTGGATCTGGCTCGTCTCTTCCTCTGGGTGCTGAGAGAGTACCCTGAGGTGGACCCCATCATACTGTCTG ttggtgaggaggaggaggtgtccaTTAAGGAGGCAGCAGAGGGCGTTGTCGAGGCACTGGGGTTCAAAGGTCAAGTGACT TATGACAGAACAAAAGCAGACGGTCAGTTCAAGAAGACAGCCAGCAACGCCAAGCTGCTGCGGTACCGCCCCAACTTCACCTTTACCCCCTTCAAACAAG ccttgaaGGAGACATGTGATTGGTTCATGGCCAATTACGACACCGCCCGCAAGTGA
- the bmb gene encoding protein brambleberry isoform X1, with translation MARPVMGLILLLVCVLASRCGPVSGLFDWLKQMQPGAPVLAPSLVPGLPEGDAQPFEITVADEKFLAEAKNMELSPLDSCHYRVVAQLKSTCASLSEEQLAKLGVVLFNCQAEVEGRRTYPCTEDMSLKQCTVDMDSDTWNAYHIVSNRARSVCYATRQQHFRRRAELTVNALISTATSQLDAMKDLKEGQLELKDLTSASLERLLKGHSALVAQQGALWEGQEQLETSLSSNLERLGQEKALIASGQELVAQLIQGITHRMENVSEQLKDQRSEVQEGHKALLDDLAEVSGRAKDIYSKMDHSMSGFLQYQKLTAQYYMDLMGKLERMNGTLGTMLRYLDNMQRCLEERLHIIQGYLGWAAGLSLAAVWTCVVHAGYFLLCAVVLTFLRCPSFSRAMLLFTVPLNAVAEVNQQPALDLPSLSMLLLTLSLGYWLATQVLWACSQMRGKKIPSQKTLEPESHHYLHSCGPSSSTPQRDELDGLMEPIDLLDQDSFMTGDPCIAAMSPSHAHYMAEARFVPVGSLNHSTPRFKCRTSLSAAVLGLPQKNLGGMMDAVSKSRSASSNQSLASNSSVSGRQLCNGTTRMGQQCKKRAVLGQEYCHVHEGGYTSYNCL, from the exons ATGGCTCGGCCGGTGATGGGCCTTATACTGCTGCTGGTCTGCGTGTTGGCCTCCCGGTGTGGTCCAGTGAGCGGTTTATTTGACTGGTTGAAGCAGATGCAGCCAGGGGCTCCAGTCCTCGCCCCTTCACTGGTCCCTGGACTACCTGAGGGAGATGCCCAACCGTTCGAGATAACGGTAGCCGATGAAAAGTTCCTAGCAGAGGCAAAAAATATGGAGCTCAGCCCGTTGGACAGCTGTCATTACCGG gtggtTGCCCAGCTGAAGTCTACCTGCGCTAGCCTATCAGAGGAGCAGCTGGCCAAACTGGGCGTTGTCCTGTTCAACTGCCAGGCAGAGGTGGAGGGGCGTCGGACGTACCCCTGCACTGAGGACATG TCCCTAAAGCAGTGCACAGTGGACATGGACTCGGACACGTGGAATGCTTACCACATCGTGAGCAACCGGGCACGCTCCGTGTGTTACGCCACCCGTCAGCAGCACTTCCGCCGCCGGGCCGAGCTCACAGTCAATGCGCTAATCTCTACAGCAACCAGCCAACTGGACGCCATGAAGGACCTGAAG GAGGGTCAGCTGGAGCTGAAGGATCTGACTTCAGCCTCCCTGGAGAGGCTGCTGAAGGGTCACAGTGCCCTGGTGGCCCAGCAGGGGGCACTGTGGGAGGGCCAGGAGCAGCTGGAGACGTCACTCTCATCTAACCTGGAGCGTCTGGGCCAGGAGAAGGCCCTCATTGCCTCCGGACAGGAACTGGTGGCCCAGCTCATCCAGGGAATCACACACAGGATGG AGAATGTTAGTGAGCAGCTAAAGGATCAAAGGTCAGAGGTTCAGGAGGGTCATAAGGCCCTTCTGGATGACCTTGCTGAGGTCAGTGGGCGCGCAAAGGACATCTATAGCAAAATGG ACCACAGTATGTCTGGGTTCCTGCAGTATCAGAAACTGACAGCTCAGTACTACATGGATCTCATGGGAAAACTGGAACGCATGAATGGAACCCTAGGAACCATGCTGCGTTACCTTGACAACATGCAGCGTTGTCTAGAAGAGAGGCTTCATATTATCCAGGGTTACCTGGGCTGGGcag CAGGTCTAAGTCTGGCTGCGGTGTGGACGTGTGTGGTGCATGCTGGGTACTTCCTGCTGTGTGCGGTGGTACTCACGTTCCTGCGCTGTCCGTCCTTCTCCCGAGCCATGCTGCTCTTCACGGTCCCGCTCAATGCTGTGGCTGAGGTCAACCAACAGCCTGCCCTGGACCTGCCCAGTCTCAGcatgctgctgctcacactgtcACTCG GCTACTGGTTGGCGACGCAGGTGTTGTGGGCGTGTTCTCAGATGAGAGGAAAGAAGATCCCCAGTCAGAAGACCCTGGAACCAGAAAGCCACCACTACCTCCACTCCTGCGGcccatcctcctccaccccccagaG AGACGAGCTGGATGGTCTCATGGAGCCAATAGACCTACTGGATCAGGACAGCTTCATGACTG GTGACCCCTGCATAGCAGCAATGTCTCCCTCCCATGCCCACTACATGGCTGAGGCCAGGTTTGTGCCTGTGGGCTCACTGAACCACTCTACTCCCAGGTTCAAGTGTCGGACTAGTCTCTCTGCG GCTGTCCTAGGTCTGCCCCAAAAGAATCTGGGAGGAATGATGGATGCAGTGAGCAAATCACGGAGCGCCAGCTCCAACCAATCTCTGGCCAGCAACAG CTCTGTGTCTGGTCGTCAACTGTGTAATGGCACTACCAGGATGGGACAGCAATGTAAGAAGAGGGCGGTGCTGGGACAGGAGTACTGCCACGTCCATGAGGGTGGCTATACCTCCTACAACTGCCTCTGA
- the pycr3 gene encoding pyrroline-5-carboxylate reductase 3 isoform X2, with protein MDYNLRIGFIGAGNMAYGIAKGVLQSGDVPSSNVKVSAPSARNFGRFQELGVAVTHSNAELVSSCDLVFVAVKPHLITTILSEITDHVTRKHIIVSVAAGVTLATLQGLLPIDTVVLRLMPNLPCLVQQGALLFSRGTWARQEDGDLLRSLLQNCGLVEEGPEAWIDIHTGLSGSGVAFVYLFAEALAEGAVKMGMPSALAHSIAAQTVLGAGQLLRDSGKHPAQLRSEVCTPGGTTIFGLHAMEQGGVRAATMTAVETATERARELGRKSAPTATENRK; from the exons ATGGACTATAACTTGAGAATCGGCTTCATCGGGGCAGGCAACATGGCCTACGGGATAGCCAAGGGGGTCCTGCAGTCTG GAGATGTCCCTTCCAGCAATGTTAAAGTGAGCGCACCCTCCGCAAGGAACTTTGGGCGCTTTCAG GAGTTGGGGGTGGCTGTCACCCATTCCAATGCAGAGCTGGTCAGTAGCTGTGACTTGGTGTTCGTGGCGGTCAAACCACACCTCATCACAACCATTCTCAGTGAGATCACAGACCACGTCACCCGGAAACACATCATCGTCTCCGTGGCAGCAGGTGTAACGTTGGCAACGCTTCAGGGG ctcctgCCAATTGACACAGTGGTTTTGAGACTGATGCCCAACCttccctgtctggtccagcaaggGGCACTATTGTTCTCGCGGGGGACGTGGGCGCGGCAAGAGGACGGGGATCTGCTCCGCTCGCTGCTTCAAAACTGTGGCCTGGTGGAGGAGGGGCCCGAGGCCTGGATAGACATCCACACTGGGCTCAGTGGCAGCGGGGTGGCCTTT GTGTATCTGTTTGCAGAGGCGCTGGCTGAGGGAGCGGTGAAGATGGGCATGCCCAGTGCTCTGGCCCATAGCATCGCTGCTCAGACTGTATTG GGGGCAGGCCAGTTGTTGAGGGACTCAGGGAAGCATCCAGCCCAACTGCGTTCAGAGGTGTGTACCCCAGGAGGCACCACTATCTTCGGGCTTCATGCCATGGAGCAGGGGGGTGTGAGGGCCGCCACCATGACCGCTGTGGAGACTGCAACTGAGAGGGCCAGGGAGCTGGGCAGGAAGTCAGCGCCTACGGCCACAGAAAATAGGAAGTGA
- the pycr3 gene encoding pyrroline-5-carboxylate reductase 3 isoform X1, whose translation MDYNLRIGFIGAGNMAYGIAKGVLQSGCLIAGDVPSSNVKVSAPSARNFGRFQELGVAVTHSNAELVSSCDLVFVAVKPHLITTILSEITDHVTRKHIIVSVAAGVTLATLQGLLPIDTVVLRLMPNLPCLVQQGALLFSRGTWARQEDGDLLRSLLQNCGLVEEGPEAWIDIHTGLSGSGVAFVYLFAEALAEGAVKMGMPSALAHSIAAQTVLGAGQLLRDSGKHPAQLRSEVCTPGGTTIFGLHAMEQGGVRAATMTAVETATERARELGRKSAPTATENRK comes from the exons ATGGACTATAACTTGAGAATCGGCTTCATCGGGGCAGGCAACATGGCCTACGGGATAGCCAAGGGGGTCCTGCAGTCTG GATGTTTAATTGCAGGAGATGTCCCTTCCAGCAATGTTAAAGTGAGCGCACCCTCCGCAAGGAACTTTGGGCGCTTTCAG GAGTTGGGGGTGGCTGTCACCCATTCCAATGCAGAGCTGGTCAGTAGCTGTGACTTGGTGTTCGTGGCGGTCAAACCACACCTCATCACAACCATTCTCAGTGAGATCACAGACCACGTCACCCGGAAACACATCATCGTCTCCGTGGCAGCAGGTGTAACGTTGGCAACGCTTCAGGGG ctcctgCCAATTGACACAGTGGTTTTGAGACTGATGCCCAACCttccctgtctggtccagcaaggGGCACTATTGTTCTCGCGGGGGACGTGGGCGCGGCAAGAGGACGGGGATCTGCTCCGCTCGCTGCTTCAAAACTGTGGCCTGGTGGAGGAGGGGCCCGAGGCCTGGATAGACATCCACACTGGGCTCAGTGGCAGCGGGGTGGCCTTT GTGTATCTGTTTGCAGAGGCGCTGGCTGAGGGAGCGGTGAAGATGGGCATGCCCAGTGCTCTGGCCCATAGCATCGCTGCTCAGACTGTATTG GGGGCAGGCCAGTTGTTGAGGGACTCAGGGAAGCATCCAGCCCAACTGCGTTCAGAGGTGTGTACCCCAGGAGGCACCACTATCTTCGGGCTTCATGCCATGGAGCAGGGGGGTGTGAGGGCCGCCACCATGACCGCTGTGGAGACTGCAACTGAGAGGGCCAGGGAGCTGGGCAGGAAGTCAGCGCCTACGGCCACAGAAAATAGGAAGTGA
- the bmb gene encoding protein brambleberry isoform X3, with product MARPVMGLILLLVCVLASRCGPVSGLFDWLKQMQPGAPVLAPSLVPGLPEGDAQPFEITVADEKFLAEAKNMELSPLDSCHYRVVAQLKSTCASLSEEQLAKLGVVLFNCQAEVEGRRTYPCTEDMSLKQCTVDMDSDTWNAYHIVSNRARSVCYATRQQHFRRRAELTVNALISTATSQLDAMKDLKEGQLELKDLTSASLERLLKGHSALVAQQGALWEGQEQLETSLSSNLERLGQEKALIASGQELVAQLIQGITHRMENVSEQLKDQRSEVQEGHKALLDDLAEVSGRAKDIYSKMDHSMSGFLQYQKLTAQYYMDLMGKLERMNGTLGTMLRYLDNMQRCLEERLHIIQGYLGWAAGLSLAAVWTCVVHAGYFLLCAVVLTFLRCPSFSRAMLLFTVPLNAVAEVNQQPALDLPSLSMLLLTLSLGYWLATQVLWACSQMRGKKIPSQKTLEPESHHYLHSCGPSSSTPQRDELDGLMEPIDLLDQDSFMTGDPCIAAMSPSHAHYMAEARFVPVGSLNHSTPRFKCRTSLSAGVSVG from the exons ATGGCTCGGCCGGTGATGGGCCTTATACTGCTGCTGGTCTGCGTGTTGGCCTCCCGGTGTGGTCCAGTGAGCGGTTTATTTGACTGGTTGAAGCAGATGCAGCCAGGGGCTCCAGTCCTCGCCCCTTCACTGGTCCCTGGACTACCTGAGGGAGATGCCCAACCGTTCGAGATAACGGTAGCCGATGAAAAGTTCCTAGCAGAGGCAAAAAATATGGAGCTCAGCCCGTTGGACAGCTGTCATTACCGG gtggtTGCCCAGCTGAAGTCTACCTGCGCTAGCCTATCAGAGGAGCAGCTGGCCAAACTGGGCGTTGTCCTGTTCAACTGCCAGGCAGAGGTGGAGGGGCGTCGGACGTACCCCTGCACTGAGGACATG TCCCTAAAGCAGTGCACAGTGGACATGGACTCGGACACGTGGAATGCTTACCACATCGTGAGCAACCGGGCACGCTCCGTGTGTTACGCCACCCGTCAGCAGCACTTCCGCCGCCGGGCCGAGCTCACAGTCAATGCGCTAATCTCTACAGCAACCAGCCAACTGGACGCCATGAAGGACCTGAAG GAGGGTCAGCTGGAGCTGAAGGATCTGACTTCAGCCTCCCTGGAGAGGCTGCTGAAGGGTCACAGTGCCCTGGTGGCCCAGCAGGGGGCACTGTGGGAGGGCCAGGAGCAGCTGGAGACGTCACTCTCATCTAACCTGGAGCGTCTGGGCCAGGAGAAGGCCCTCATTGCCTCCGGACAGGAACTGGTGGCCCAGCTCATCCAGGGAATCACACACAGGATGG AGAATGTTAGTGAGCAGCTAAAGGATCAAAGGTCAGAGGTTCAGGAGGGTCATAAGGCCCTTCTGGATGACCTTGCTGAGGTCAGTGGGCGCGCAAAGGACATCTATAGCAAAATGG ACCACAGTATGTCTGGGTTCCTGCAGTATCAGAAACTGACAGCTCAGTACTACATGGATCTCATGGGAAAACTGGAACGCATGAATGGAACCCTAGGAACCATGCTGCGTTACCTTGACAACATGCAGCGTTGTCTAGAAGAGAGGCTTCATATTATCCAGGGTTACCTGGGCTGGGcag CAGGTCTAAGTCTGGCTGCGGTGTGGACGTGTGTGGTGCATGCTGGGTACTTCCTGCTGTGTGCGGTGGTACTCACGTTCCTGCGCTGTCCGTCCTTCTCCCGAGCCATGCTGCTCTTCACGGTCCCGCTCAATGCTGTGGCTGAGGTCAACCAACAGCCTGCCCTGGACCTGCCCAGTCTCAGcatgctgctgctcacactgtcACTCG GCTACTGGTTGGCGACGCAGGTGTTGTGGGCGTGTTCTCAGATGAGAGGAAAGAAGATCCCCAGTCAGAAGACCCTGGAACCAGAAAGCCACCACTACCTCCACTCCTGCGGcccatcctcctccaccccccagaG AGACGAGCTGGATGGTCTCATGGAGCCAATAGACCTACTGGATCAGGACAGCTTCATGACTG GTGACCCCTGCATAGCAGCAATGTCTCCCTCCCATGCCCACTACATGGCTGAGGCCAGGTTTGTGCCTGTGGGCTCACTGAACCACTCTACTCCCAGGTTCAAGTGTCGGACTAGTCTCTCTGCG ggtgtttcagtaggatGA
- the LOC135513107 gene encoding GDP-L-fucose synthase-like isoform X2, protein MGDSMVDQNSPMRVLVTGGTGLVGRAIEHVVKEEGGAREGEEWIFLSSKDANLMDMGETQAVFLKHQPTHVIHLAAMVGGLFKNMRANLDFWRNNIYINDNVLQAAHEVDAVRVVSCLSTCIFPDKTTYPINETMIHNGPPHESNFGYSYAKRMIDVHNRAYHQQRGRCYTAVIPTNVFGPHDNFNIEDGHVLPGLIHKAYIAQKGSPLVVWGSGTPRRQFIYSLDLARLFLWVLREYPEVDPIILSVGEEEEVSIKEAAEGVVEALGFKGQVTYDRTKADGQFKKTASNAKLLRYRPNFTFTPFKQALKETCDWFMANYDTARK, encoded by the exons ATGGGAGATAGCATGGTGGATCAGAACAGTCCTATGCGGGTGTTGGTGACTGGGGGGACTGGTCTGGTGGGTAGGGCCATAGAACATGTTGTCAAAGAAGAGGGAGGAGCgcgggagggagaggagtggatcttcctctcctctaaggATGCAAATCTCAT GGACATGGGTGAGACGCAGGCAGTGTTTTTGAAGCACCAGCCCACCCACGTCATCCACCTGGCAGCCATGGTGGGAGGGCTCTTCAAGAACATGAGGGCCAACCTAGACTTCTGG AGGAACAACATCTACATCAATGACAACGTCCTGCAGGCAGCCCACGAGGTGGATGCTGTCAGGGtggtctcctgtctctccacctgcATTTTCCCTGATAAGACCACCTATCCCATCAATGAGACCatg ATCCACAACGGCCCTCCTCACGAGTCTAACTTTGGCTACTCCTATGCTAAGAGAATGATCGATGTCCACAATAG GGCATATCACCAGCAGCGTGGGCGATGCTACACAGCAGTGATACCGACCAATGTGTTTGGCCCCCATGATAACTTCAACATCGAGGATGGACATGTACTTCCTGGCCTCATACACAAAGCCTACATTGCTCAGA aGGGTAGTCCATTGGTGGTGTGGGGCTCAGGAACTCCCAGAAGGCAGTTCATCTACTCATTGGATCTGGCTCGTCTCTTCCTCTGGGTGCTGAGAGAGTACCCTGAGGTGGACCCCATCATACTGTCTG ttggtgaggaggaggaggtgtccaTTAAGGAGGCAGCAGAGGGCGTTGTCGAGGCACTGGGGTTCAAAGGTCAAGTGACT TATGACAGAACAAAAGCAGACGGTCAGTTCAAGAAGACAGCCAGCAACGCCAAGCTGCTGCGGTACCGCCCCAACTTCACCTTTACCCCCTTCAAACAAG ccttgaaGGAGACATGTGATTGGTTCATGGCCAATTACGACACCGCCCGCAAGTGA
- the bmb gene encoding protein brambleberry isoform X2 — MARPVMGLILLLVCVLASRCGPVSGLFDWLKQMQPGAPVLAPSLVPGLPEGDAQPFEITVADEKFLAEAKNMELSPLDSCHYRVVAQLKSTCASLSEEQLAKLGVVLFNCQAEVEGRRTYPCTEDMSLKQCTVDMDSDTWNAYHIVSNRARSVCYATRQQHFRRRAELTVNALISTATSQLDAMKDLKEGQLELKDLTSASLERLLKGHSALVAQQGALWEGQEQLETSLSSNLERLGQEKALIASGQELVAQLIQGITHRMENVSEQLKDQRSEVQEGHKALLDDLAEVSGRAKDIYSKMDHSMSGFLQYQKLTAQYYMDLMGKLERMNGTLGTMLRYLDNMQRCLEERLHIIQGYLGWAGLSLAAVWTCVVHAGYFLLCAVVLTFLRCPSFSRAMLLFTVPLNAVAEVNQQPALDLPSLSMLLLTLSLGYWLATQVLWACSQMRGKKIPSQKTLEPESHHYLHSCGPSSSTPQRDELDGLMEPIDLLDQDSFMTGDPCIAAMSPSHAHYMAEARFVPVGSLNHSTPRFKCRTSLSAAVLGLPQKNLGGMMDAVSKSRSASSNQSLASNSSVSGRQLCNGTTRMGQQCKKRAVLGQEYCHVHEGGYTSYNCL, encoded by the exons ATGGCTCGGCCGGTGATGGGCCTTATACTGCTGCTGGTCTGCGTGTTGGCCTCCCGGTGTGGTCCAGTGAGCGGTTTATTTGACTGGTTGAAGCAGATGCAGCCAGGGGCTCCAGTCCTCGCCCCTTCACTGGTCCCTGGACTACCTGAGGGAGATGCCCAACCGTTCGAGATAACGGTAGCCGATGAAAAGTTCCTAGCAGAGGCAAAAAATATGGAGCTCAGCCCGTTGGACAGCTGTCATTACCGG gtggtTGCCCAGCTGAAGTCTACCTGCGCTAGCCTATCAGAGGAGCAGCTGGCCAAACTGGGCGTTGTCCTGTTCAACTGCCAGGCAGAGGTGGAGGGGCGTCGGACGTACCCCTGCACTGAGGACATG TCCCTAAAGCAGTGCACAGTGGACATGGACTCGGACACGTGGAATGCTTACCACATCGTGAGCAACCGGGCACGCTCCGTGTGTTACGCCACCCGTCAGCAGCACTTCCGCCGCCGGGCCGAGCTCACAGTCAATGCGCTAATCTCTACAGCAACCAGCCAACTGGACGCCATGAAGGACCTGAAG GAGGGTCAGCTGGAGCTGAAGGATCTGACTTCAGCCTCCCTGGAGAGGCTGCTGAAGGGTCACAGTGCCCTGGTGGCCCAGCAGGGGGCACTGTGGGAGGGCCAGGAGCAGCTGGAGACGTCACTCTCATCTAACCTGGAGCGTCTGGGCCAGGAGAAGGCCCTCATTGCCTCCGGACAGGAACTGGTGGCCCAGCTCATCCAGGGAATCACACACAGGATGG AGAATGTTAGTGAGCAGCTAAAGGATCAAAGGTCAGAGGTTCAGGAGGGTCATAAGGCCCTTCTGGATGACCTTGCTGAGGTCAGTGGGCGCGCAAAGGACATCTATAGCAAAATGG ACCACAGTATGTCTGGGTTCCTGCAGTATCAGAAACTGACAGCTCAGTACTACATGGATCTCATGGGAAAACTGGAACGCATGAATGGAACCCTAGGAACCATGCTGCGTTACCTTGACAACATGCAGCGTTGTCTAGAAGAGAGGCTTCATATTATCCAGGGTTACCTGGGCTGGGcag GTCTAAGTCTGGCTGCGGTGTGGACGTGTGTGGTGCATGCTGGGTACTTCCTGCTGTGTGCGGTGGTACTCACGTTCCTGCGCTGTCCGTCCTTCTCCCGAGCCATGCTGCTCTTCACGGTCCCGCTCAATGCTGTGGCTGAGGTCAACCAACAGCCTGCCCTGGACCTGCCCAGTCTCAGcatgctgctgctcacactgtcACTCG GCTACTGGTTGGCGACGCAGGTGTTGTGGGCGTGTTCTCAGATGAGAGGAAAGAAGATCCCCAGTCAGAAGACCCTGGAACCAGAAAGCCACCACTACCTCCACTCCTGCGGcccatcctcctccaccccccagaG AGACGAGCTGGATGGTCTCATGGAGCCAATAGACCTACTGGATCAGGACAGCTTCATGACTG GTGACCCCTGCATAGCAGCAATGTCTCCCTCCCATGCCCACTACATGGCTGAGGCCAGGTTTGTGCCTGTGGGCTCACTGAACCACTCTACTCCCAGGTTCAAGTGTCGGACTAGTCTCTCTGCG GCTGTCCTAGGTCTGCCCCAAAAGAATCTGGGAGGAATGATGGATGCAGTGAGCAAATCACGGAGCGCCAGCTCCAACCAATCTCTGGCCAGCAACAG CTCTGTGTCTGGTCGTCAACTGTGTAATGGCACTACCAGGATGGGACAGCAATGTAAGAAGAGGGCGGTGCTGGGACAGGAGTACTGCCACGTCCATGAGGGTGGCTATACCTCCTACAACTGCCTCTGA